The proteins below come from a single Ruegeria sp. THAF33 genomic window:
- a CDS encoding ParA family protein: MKIIACYSNKGGVGKTATSVNLAYSYAQAGQQVLLCDLDPQGASGFYFRVKPSKKLKDARFFEDVGRFIKAIRASDFEGLDVLPANLTFRDFDVFLSRMRNKRSRLKKALMAAGSDYDVIILDCPPNFSTLSENVFKAADEIVVPVMPTTLSERSFDQLVSFFEQRKLRKKKLRAFFSMVQHRKVLHQETMKAMRKLYPKRFLQAVVPFAADIEKMGQYRAPVCTYAGRSAACASYRALFEELENGVISNQ; the protein is encoded by the coding sequence GTTACAGCAACAAGGGCGGTGTCGGCAAAACCGCTACTTCGGTGAACCTGGCTTATTCCTATGCGCAGGCGGGGCAGCAGGTGCTGTTGTGTGATCTCGACCCCCAGGGCGCTTCAGGGTTCTACTTTCGGGTGAAGCCATCAAAAAAACTGAAGGATGCGCGGTTTTTCGAGGATGTGGGGCGGTTTATCAAGGCGATCCGGGCCAGTGATTTCGAAGGGCTGGACGTTCTGCCGGCGAACCTGACCTTCCGCGACTTCGACGTGTTCCTGTCGCGGATGCGAAACAAACGCTCGCGGCTGAAAAAAGCTTTGATGGCGGCGGGCAGCGATTATGACGTGATCATTCTGGATTGCCCGCCCAACTTTTCGACTTTGTCCGAAAATGTCTTCAAAGCTGCCGATGAAATCGTCGTGCCCGTCATGCCGACAACCCTGTCCGAGCGGAGTTTCGATCAGTTGGTAAGTTTTTTTGAACAACGCAAGCTGCGCAAGAAAAAGCTGCGCGCCTTTTTTTCGATGGTGCAACACCGGAAGGTTTTGCATCAGGAAACCATGAAGGCGATGCGCAAGCTGTATCCGAAACGTTTTTTGCAGGCGGTGGTTCCTTTCGCTGCTGATATTGAAAAGATGGGTCAGTATCGTGCCCCGGTCTGTACCTATGCCGGGCGCAGTGCGGCCTGTGCGTCTTACAGGGCGCTGTTTGAAGAGCTGGAAAACGGAGTGATTTCGAACCAATGA
- a CDS encoding CYTH domain-containing protein — MSKEIERKFLVSSLPDLSKAKKAVVRQGYLTAPDDSTELRLRQKNDAYFLTLKGVGGLVRVEREAEITADQFETFWPETEGRRVEKERYTGHLPDGLLFELDVFSGDLAPLRLVEVEFTSEEQAKGYVPPDWFGADVTADTRYKNKTMAIYGVPD, encoded by the coding sequence ATGAGCAAGGAAATCGAGCGCAAGTTTCTGGTTTCAAGCCTGCCGGACCTGAGCAAAGCGAAAAAAGCCGTCGTAAGGCAGGGTTATCTGACGGCCCCCGACGATTCCACCGAGCTTCGGCTGAGGCAAAAGAACGATGCGTATTTCCTGACCTTGAAAGGGGTTGGCGGCCTGGTCCGGGTAGAACGAGAGGCAGAGATCACCGCGGATCAGTTCGAAACCTTCTGGCCGGAAACCGAAGGGCGCAGGGTTGAAAAAGAGCGCTACACCGGCCATTTGCCGGATGGTTTGCTGTTCGAGCTGGACGTCTTTTCAGGCGATCTGGCGCCGCTGCGCCTGGTCGAGGTAGAGTTCACCTCGGAGGAGCAGGCCAAAGGATACGTGCCACCGGATTGGTTCGGTGCGGATGTCACCGCTGACACGCGTTACAAGAACAAAACCATGGCGATATACGGTGTTCCGGATTAA
- a CDS encoding ATP-binding protein, with product MDNLRLSLNNSRTRLVATSMFLSTILTASVLAIVYVTANRSIEAETRSVVSAELTGLADEYERRGLIGLITAIERRLPSAAERDALYLLTDRLGVKLVGNLKSWPVNIAAGSGWVDLELRRADNDQLVPVSAASIRLPGGERLLVGRDAASRQQFDRVLFRSVALALGIALVLSVITGWLFTRLVFSRLSDIASTAENIVSGDLSKRMPLRGTGDEFDQVSGTLNNMLDRIEELISNLRTTSNSIAHDLRSPLSRLRQRVEALSEPDKSDLDREIDIARATGEIDHVLRVLGQLTEISRAEAGLGREQFETIDLQQLVGDVVELYDPVAADQGVQLEVKGSAPAIQGHRPLLSQALSNLLENAMRYAPEHTAITISIGTRDGFTQLSVRDRGPGVPPEELGRLQLPFVTLDPARTERNAGLGLALVAAISHMHGGKFAARNCDPGLETTINLAQLR from the coding sequence ATGGATAACCTTCGGCTTTCCCTGAACAATTCCCGCACAAGGCTGGTTGCAACCAGCATGTTTCTGAGCACGATTCTGACGGCGTCTGTACTCGCCATCGTCTATGTGACCGCCAATCGAAGCATCGAGGCCGAAACCCGCTCGGTCGTATCAGCCGAGTTGACAGGGCTTGCGGATGAATACGAAAGGCGTGGGCTGATAGGTTTGATCACTGCAATTGAGCGCCGTTTGCCAAGTGCCGCCGAGCGGGACGCGCTTTACCTTTTGACAGACAGGTTGGGGGTCAAACTTGTCGGCAATCTCAAGTCCTGGCCGGTGAACATTGCCGCTGGAAGCGGTTGGGTAGACTTGGAATTGCGCCGGGCCGACAATGATCAGCTTGTGCCGGTTTCAGCTGCATCCATCCGCCTGCCGGGCGGCGAGCGCCTGCTGGTCGGGCGGGATGCAGCGTCGCGCCAGCAATTCGACAGGGTTTTGTTTCGCTCGGTTGCGTTGGCGCTTGGGATTGCTTTGGTTCTGAGCGTCATCACCGGCTGGTTGTTCACGCGTTTGGTGTTTTCACGCCTTTCGGATATCGCCAGTACGGCCGAGAATATCGTTTCAGGCGACCTGTCAAAACGGATGCCGCTGCGAGGAACCGGGGACGAATTCGATCAGGTTTCGGGCACATTGAACAACATGCTTGACCGGATCGAGGAGTTGATAAGCAACCTTCGGACCACATCTAATTCGATTGCACATGATCTCCGCTCACCTTTGTCTCGTCTGCGGCAAAGGGTCGAGGCCCTCTCTGAACCCGACAAAAGCGACTTGGATCGCGAGATCGACATTGCGCGGGCGACGGGTGAAATCGATCACGTCCTGCGGGTTCTGGGGCAGCTCACCGAAATCTCTCGGGCCGAGGCCGGCCTGGGGCGCGAGCAATTCGAAACCATCGATTTGCAGCAACTTGTTGGTGATGTTGTCGAGCTTTATGACCCGGTCGCCGCCGATCAAGGCGTGCAGCTTGAAGTCAAGGGTTCCGCCCCGGCCATTCAGGGGCACCGGCCGCTTCTGTCGCAAGCTCTTTCCAATCTGTTGGAAAACGCAATGCGTTACGCGCCGGAACATACTGCAATCACGATCTCGATCGGTACTCGCGACGGTTTCACCCAACTGAGCGTCAGGGATCGTGGCCCCGGCGTACCGCCCGAAGAACTGGGTCGCCTTCAGCTTCCCTTCGTGACACTTGACCCCGCGCGGACGGAGCGGAATGCGGGTTTGGGCCTGGCTCTGGTGGCCGCAATCTCACATATGCACGGCGGAAAATTTGCCGCCCGGAACTGCGACCCCGGGCTGGAAACCACGATCAATCTGGCACAACTGCGTTAA
- a CDS encoding response regulator transcription factor gives MSRRLLIVEDDADTRDFIAKGFGEEGYVVETAADGREGLYHATDGGFDAIVLDRMLPGLDGLSLIKSMRAAGLKTPVLMLTAMSAVDERVKGLRSGADDYLVKPFSFQELHARIEALLRRPQESEETPTLTCKDLQMDLLTRKVTRDGHEITLTPREFQILEFFLRRKNRVVSRTMLLEGVWDYHFDPNTNVVDVHISKLRRQLDEGGDAPLIETVRGAGYMMSDG, from the coding sequence ATGAGCCGCCGTCTGTTGATCGTCGAAGATGATGCTGACACCAGGGACTTCATCGCCAAAGGTTTTGGCGAAGAGGGGTATGTGGTCGAAACCGCTGCTGACGGTCGTGAGGGGTTGTACCATGCCACGGACGGTGGGTTTGACGCCATTGTTCTTGACAGGATGCTGCCCGGTCTGGACGGGCTGTCGCTGATCAAGTCGATGCGGGCCGCCGGTTTGAAAACCCCGGTTTTGATGCTGACGGCGATGAGCGCCGTGGACGAAAGGGTAAAAGGGCTGCGCTCGGGCGCTGACGACTACCTGGTCAAGCCTTTTTCGTTTCAGGAGTTGCACGCCAGAATCGAAGCCCTTTTGCGTCGCCCTCAGGAATCCGAAGAGACGCCTACATTGACTTGCAAAGACCTTCAGATGGATTTGCTGACCCGCAAGGTCACACGCGACGGGCACGAGATCACCCTGACACCGCGTGAGTTTCAGATTCTCGAATTTTTCCTGCGCCGCAAAAACCGCGTGGTGTCGCGCACCATGTTGCTTGAAGGCGTTTGGGATTATCATTTTGACCCAAACACCAACGTCGTGGACGTGCATATTTCGAAGTTGCGGCGCCAATTGGATGAAGGCGGTGACGCGCCATTGATTGAAACCGTCCGCGGAGCGGGTTACATGATGTCCGATGGATAA
- a CDS encoding DegQ family serine endoprotease, translating to MSIRKSSLLLPRTSNWVGVSALGAALLATTAIPSMADEALADLVETVSPSVVTIIAEQDTAPTPTQGQNFDFEGHPFGEFFKRFGGPEGFNMPQRGPSQGLGSGFVLDEAGYIVTNHHVVDNASTVTVRLSDDRTFEAEVVGTDPLTDIAVLKIDAGTDLQAVELGDSDEIRVGEDVVAIGNPFGLSSTVTTGIVSAKGRNISEGPYAEFIQTDAAINKGNSGGPLFNMDGEVVGVNSAIYSPSGGSVGLGFAVTSNIVEHIAADLRDDGQVSRGWLGVSIQNVSPQLAAALGIEASSGALVSDVVAGSPADGALKQGDVILSFNDDAVESSGDLPILVGTTKVGTDSTLTVLRDGKMETVTLTVGQHQAASAEADKPVEAEVAGTTLGVTVAPLTEAVRAENGVAETVEGVVVTDLKPDSPAAKAGLQRGDVIVKLGNQDTVTPDALKAALDSEKTDPALVLINRGGSQIFVAVELA from the coding sequence ATGAGCATCCGCAAATCCTCGCTTCTACTTCCTCGCACTTCCAACTGGGTGGGTGTCAGCGCGCTCGGCGCGGCCCTACTGGCAACGACGGCTATACCGTCCATGGCGGACGAGGCATTGGCCGATCTGGTTGAGACCGTTTCACCCTCGGTCGTAACCATCATCGCTGAACAAGATACAGCGCCGACCCCAACCCAGGGGCAAAACTTTGACTTCGAAGGACACCCTTTTGGTGAATTCTTCAAACGCTTCGGCGGCCCCGAAGGGTTCAACATGCCGCAACGCGGCCCGTCTCAGGGCCTGGGTTCGGGATTTGTTCTGGACGAAGCCGGATACATTGTCACCAATCACCATGTCGTCGACAATGCCTCGACCGTGACCGTAAGGCTCAGCGATGACCGTACCTTCGAAGCCGAAGTGGTCGGAACGGACCCGTTGACGGATATCGCGGTTCTGAAAATCGACGCAGGAACTGACCTGCAAGCCGTGGAGCTTGGCGACAGTGACGAGATCCGCGTAGGTGAAGACGTGGTCGCCATCGGCAACCCCTTCGGCCTCAGTTCGACCGTGACCACGGGCATCGTTTCGGCAAAAGGCCGCAACATCTCGGAAGGCCCTTATGCCGAGTTCATCCAGACAGATGCAGCGATCAACAAGGGCAACTCGGGCGGTCCCCTGTTCAACATGGATGGCGAAGTGGTCGGTGTGAACTCGGCCATCTATTCGCCCAGCGGTGGTTCTGTGGGGCTTGGATTTGCCGTCACGTCGAACATCGTTGAACACATCGCGGCCGATCTGCGGGATGACGGACAGGTGAGCCGCGGTTGGCTGGGCGTGTCGATCCAGAACGTAAGCCCACAACTTGCGGCAGCGTTGGGAATCGAGGCTTCCTCGGGTGCGCTGGTGTCTGACGTGGTTGCCGGCAGCCCAGCAGACGGCGCCCTGAAGCAGGGAGACGTTATCCTGAGCTTCAACGACGATGCCGTGGAGTCCAGCGGTGACCTTCCCATCCTTGTGGGCACGACCAAGGTCGGCACCGACAGCACTCTGACCGTTTTGCGTGACGGCAAGATGGAAACTGTGACCTTGACGGTTGGCCAGCATCAGGCCGCATCGGCCGAGGCCGACAAACCGGTCGAGGCGGAAGTTGCGGGAACAACACTGGGTGTGACCGTGGCCCCCCTGACCGAAGCGGTTCGGGCAGAAAATGGTGTTGCTGAAACCGTCGAGGGCGTTGTCGTCACCGACCTGAAGCCCGACAGCCCTGCGGCAAAGGCCGGCCTGCAACGCGGCGATGTGATCGTCAAGCTCGGCAATCAGGACACTGTCACTCCGGATGCTTTGAAGGCTGCGCTGGACAGTGAAAAAACCGATCCTGCCCTGGTGCTGATCAACCGTGGCGGCAGCCAGATTTTTGTCGCGGTCGAACTGGCCTGA
- a CDS encoding NTP transferase domain-containing protein produces MTEIPIILLAAGQSSRMGGIDKLMQPINGIPLVARSARTASAVGPVIVALPPEPNPRYGALDGMDVRIVPVRDAAEGMNASLRAAIQKLPPDAPAAMVLLADLPDLTQADLTTILKARLTHPDYLVWRGTTEDGKPGHPVVFDRSLFGQLSQLQGDDGAQEIVREHKDFVHLHPLPGRNALLDLDTLDDWKAWRKKHAP; encoded by the coding sequence ATGACCGAAATACCCATTATCCTTTTGGCGGCGGGTCAATCCAGCCGCATGGGCGGCATCGACAAATTGATGCAGCCGATCAACGGTATTCCGTTGGTCGCACGCTCGGCACGCACAGCCTCCGCCGTGGGTCCTGTGATTGTCGCCCTGCCCCCTGAACCAAATCCCAGATATGGCGCACTTGATGGCATGGATGTTCGGATCGTTCCGGTCCGGGATGCGGCAGAAGGCATGAACGCCAGTTTGCGCGCCGCAATCCAAAAACTGCCGCCGGATGCTCCCGCCGCGATGGTTTTGCTGGCCGATCTGCCCGATCTGACTCAGGCTGACCTGACAACAATCCTGAAAGCGCGACTAACCCATCCCGACTACCTGGTCTGGCGTGGTACAACCGAGGATGGAAAGCCCGGTCATCCGGTGGTGTTTGACAGATCCCTTTTTGGTCAACTTTCACAGTTGCAGGGGGACGACGGTGCACAAGAGATCGTGCGGGAGCATAAAGACTTTGTTCATCTGCATCCGCTGCCCGGCCGAAACGCACTTTTGGATCTGGATACCCTGGATGACTGGAAGGCCTGGCGCAAAAAACATGCCCCCTGA
- a CDS encoding FAD-dependent oxidoreductase produces MKTTCQVAVIGGGVVGCSVLYHLTKLGWSDVMLLERSELTSGSTWHAAGGFHTLNGDTNMAALQGYTIRLYKELEEITGMSCGLHHVGGITLADNQDRFDMLLAERAKHRFMGLETEIVGPDEIKKIAPITNTDGIIGALYDPLDGHLDPSGTTHAYAKAARMGGATIETHCMVRETNQRPDGTWDVVTDKGTIHAEHIVNAGGLWAREVGAMAGIYFPLHPMEHQYLVTDNIPQIEAIIDAGGEHPHVMDPAGESYLRQEGRGLCIGFYEQPCKPWAVDGTPWEFGHELLPDDFDKITDSIEFAYRRFPVLAEAGVKSVIHGPFTFAPDGNPLVGPVPGVRNYWSACGVMAGFSQGGGVGLTLAQWMIEGEPERDVFAMDVARFGDWITPGYTRPKVIENYQKRFSVAYPNEELPAARPNRTTPMYDIFSDLGAVWGQQYGLEVANYFAQAGEPTYETPSFRRSDAFAATGREARAVREGVGINEVHNFGKYLITGPRARDWLDRILAGRIPAPGRLSLTPMLSPKGKLIGDFTVSCLGEEEFQLTASYGAQNFHMRWFQQHQEDGATVENISDRRNGFQIAGPKAREVLAACTRADISGMRFMDVRRMVVGMTDCIVQRVSYTGDLGFEIYCDPMAQRQLWWTLWQAGQSHGMVPFGMRAMMSLRLDKFFGSWMREFSPDYTPAETGLDRFVAFDKTVDFIGRTVAETERATGPARRLVAFEVDADDADVNAYEPIWLDGTVVGFCTSGGYSHYARKSVAIGFLPTERAAEGLEVKIEILGQIRKAKVISTPLFDADGARMRG; encoded by the coding sequence GTGAAAACCACCTGTCAGGTTGCCGTCATCGGGGGCGGCGTCGTCGGTTGTTCGGTGCTCTATCACCTGACCAAGCTGGGTTGGTCCGACGTGATGTTGCTGGAGCGGTCGGAACTGACCAGCGGATCGACATGGCACGCGGCGGGTGGGTTTCATACGCTCAACGGCGACACCAACATGGCCGCGCTGCAAGGCTATACCATCCGGCTGTACAAGGAGTTGGAAGAGATCACTGGCATGTCTTGCGGGCTGCACCATGTGGGCGGCATTACGCTGGCCGACAACCAGGACCGGTTCGACATGCTGCTGGCCGAACGCGCCAAGCATCGCTTCATGGGGCTGGAGACCGAGATCGTCGGCCCCGACGAGATCAAGAAGATCGCCCCCATCACAAACACCGACGGCATCATCGGCGCGCTCTATGATCCGCTGGACGGGCACCTCGACCCCTCGGGCACGACCCACGCCTATGCCAAGGCCGCGCGCATGGGCGGAGCCACGATCGAGACCCACTGCATGGTGCGCGAGACCAACCAGCGCCCCGACGGCACATGGGACGTGGTCACCGACAAGGGCACCATCCACGCCGAGCATATCGTCAACGCCGGCGGCCTCTGGGCGCGCGAGGTGGGCGCGATGGCGGGCATCTACTTCCCACTGCACCCGATGGAGCATCAATACCTCGTCACCGACAACATCCCTCAGATCGAGGCGATCATCGACGCGGGCGGCGAACATCCGCATGTCATGGACCCGGCCGGTGAAAGCTATTTGCGGCAAGAAGGGCGCGGCCTGTGCATCGGGTTCTACGAACAGCCCTGCAAGCCCTGGGCGGTGGACGGAACGCCCTGGGAGTTCGGGCACGAGCTGCTGCCCGATGATTTCGACAAGATCACCGACTCGATCGAGTTCGCCTATCGCCGTTTCCCGGTTCTGGCCGAGGCCGGTGTGAAATCGGTGATCCACGGCCCCTTTACCTTTGCCCCCGACGGCAACCCGCTGGTCGGGCCGGTGCCGGGCGTGCGCAACTACTGGTCGGCCTGCGGCGTGATGGCCGGGTTCAGCCAGGGCGGCGGCGTCGGCCTGACGCTAGCGCAATGGATGATCGAGGGCGAGCCCGAGCGCGACGTCTTTGCCATGGACGTGGCCCGGTTTGGCGACTGGATCACCCCCGGATACACCCGCCCCAAGGTGATCGAGAACTATCAGAAGCGTTTCTCTGTCGCCTACCCCAACGAGGAACTGCCCGCCGCGCGGCCCAACCGCACCACGCCGATGTATGACATATTCAGCGATCTGGGCGCCGTCTGGGGCCAGCAATACGGGCTCGAGGTCGCCAACTATTTCGCGCAAGCGGGCGAACCGACCTATGAAACCCCGTCCTTCCGCCGCTCGGACGCCTTCGCCGCAACGGGCCGCGAGGCGCGCGCCGTGCGCGAGGGCGTGGGCATCAACGAGGTGCACAATTTCGGCAAATACCTTATCACCGGCCCCCGCGCCCGCGACTGGCTGGATCGGATCTTGGCCGGGCGCATCCCCGCCCCGGGCCGCCTGTCGCTGACCCCGATGCTGTCGCCCAAGGGCAAGCTGATCGGCGATTTCACCGTGTCCTGCCTGGGCGAGGAGGAATTCCAACTCACCGCCTCATATGGTGCGCAGAACTTCCACATGCGCTGGTTTCAGCAACATCAGGAAGACGGCGCAACCGTTGAAAACATCTCTGACCGCCGCAACGGCTTCCAGATCGCAGGCCCCAAAGCCCGCGAGGTTCTGGCCGCCTGCACCCGCGCCGATATCAGCGGCATGCGCTTCATGGACGTGCGCCGCATGGTCGTTGGCATGACCGACTGCATCGTGCAGCGGGTCAGCTATACCGGCGACCTGGGGTTCGAGATCTATTGCGATCCGATGGCGCAGCGCCAGCTTTGGTGGACCCTATGGCAGGCCGGCCAATCGCACGGCATGGTGCCCTTCGGCATGCGCGCGATGATGAGCCTGCGGCTCGACAAGTTCTTCGGCTCGTGGATGCGCGAATTCTCACCCGACTACACCCCCGCCGAAACCGGGCTCGACCGCTTCGTCGCCTTCGACAAGACCGTCGATTTTATCGGGCGCACTGTCGCCGAGACGGAACGTGCTACAGGCCCCGCGCGCAGGTTGGTGGCCTTCGAGGTCGACGCAGACGACGCCGACGTGAACGCCTATGAACCGATCTGGCTGGATGGCACTGTCGTGGGCTTCTGCACCTCGGGCGGTTATTCGCATTATGCCCGCAAGTCCGTCGCCATCGGTTTTCTGCCAACCGAACGCGCAGCAGAAGGGCTTGAAGTCAAGATCGAAATACTGGGCCAGATCCGCAAGGCAAAGGTCATCTCGACACCCTTGTTTGACGCAGATGGCGCCCGAATGAGGGGATGA
- a CDS encoding HlyC/CorC family transporter — protein sequence MEPSSSLIDSAFWFTSGAILLLLVLSGFFSGSETALTASSRGKLRAQADKGSRGAKKALEITDDNERLIGSVLLGNNLVNILAASLATALFTRLFGESGVALATLVMTLLVLIFAEVLPKTYAITNSEKAAAAVAPIISVVVTVFSPIVAAVRLLVRGVLRLFGVQIDPDSNILAVREEIAGALQLGHSEGVVEKEDRDRILGALDLGDRTVEEIMLHRSNIEMIDANAAPEAILKQCLQSPHTRLPVFRDEPENIVGVVHAKDLFRAMYAQAGSSDGETDRLASFDIGKVANDPYFVPETTTLDDQMREFLRMHSHFALVVDEYGSLRGLITLEDILEEIVGEIADEFDIDEEVPVTRTEDGQYLVEGSMTIRDANRALDWSLPDDEANTLAGLVIHEAQMIPDVGQVFSFHGFRFEVTAREGNRITGLKVRPL from the coding sequence ATGGAACCCTCATCTTCTCTGATCGACAGCGCATTCTGGTTTACGTCAGGCGCGATCCTCTTGTTGCTCGTTTTGTCCGGCTTTTTCTCGGGTTCGGAAACGGCGCTTACAGCCTCTTCTCGCGGAAAACTGCGGGCGCAGGCCGACAAGGGATCACGGGGCGCGAAAAAGGCGCTGGAAATCACCGATGACAATGAACGCCTGATCGGCTCGGTTCTTCTGGGTAACAACCTTGTCAACATCCTGGCGGCCTCGCTGGCGACGGCCTTGTTCACCCGTTTGTTCGGCGAAAGCGGCGTGGCGTTGGCGACCCTGGTCATGACTTTGCTGGTGCTGATCTTTGCCGAAGTGCTGCCCAAGACCTACGCCATCACCAATTCCGAAAAGGCCGCGGCAGCTGTCGCGCCGATCATCAGCGTCGTCGTGACGGTGTTTTCACCCATTGTGGCCGCGGTGCGGCTGTTAGTGCGCGGTGTGTTGCGCCTGTTCGGCGTGCAGATCGATCCCGACAGCAACATTCTGGCTGTACGCGAAGAGATTGCCGGCGCCTTGCAACTTGGTCATTCCGAAGGCGTGGTCGAAAAGGAAGACCGCGACCGCATCTTGGGTGCGCTGGATTTGGGCGACCGAACGGTGGAAGAGATCATGCTGCACCGATCGAATATCGAGATGATCGACGCCAATGCCGCCCCCGAGGCGATCCTGAAACAATGTCTGCAAAGCCCCCACACCCGTCTGCCTGTGTTCCGGGACGAGCCGGAAAACATCGTGGGCGTTGTCCACGCCAAGGACCTCTTTCGCGCCATGTATGCGCAGGCAGGCAGCAGCGACGGCGAGACCGACCGTTTGGCGAGCTTTGACATCGGAAAGGTGGCAAACGATCCTTACTTTGTGCCCGAAACCACGACGCTGGACGACCAGATGCGGGAATTCCTGCGGATGCACAGCCATTTTGCATTGGTTGTGGATGAATATGGGTCACTGCGAGGCCTGATCACGCTTGAAGATATTCTTGAAGAAATCGTGGGCGAGATTGCCGATGAGTTCGACATAGACGAAGAGGTGCCGGTAACACGCACCGAAGATGGCCAGTATCTGGTTGAAGGTTCCATGACAATCCGGGATGCCAACAGGGCACTGGACTGGTCTCTGCCGGATGACGAGGCGAACACGCTGGCCGGTCTGGTGATTCACGAGGCCCAAATGATCCCTGACGTCGGTCAGGTGTTTTCGTTCCACGGTTTCCGGTTCGAGGTCACGGCGCGTGAAGGCAACCGCATCACCGGACTGAAAGTGCGCCCCCTGTAG
- a CDS encoding site-specific tyrosine recombinase XerD, with protein sequence MAIPATNELWISTFLQAQAAELGAATNTLLAYGRDLKDFASWLQHRGSGFDQADRDQIKAYLIDCQAQGLSRSTRARRLSAIKQLYRFAFEEGWSETNPAIQIKGPGRQKRLPKTLDVPEVDRLLAAARQTGRSKADRVRNTCLMEVLYATGMRVTELVSLPVSSARGDPRMLLVMGKGGKERMVPLSPPARDALAAWLTARDEAEDQTVEKGGQRSRFLFPSRGKSGHLTRHRFFLLVKELAVQGGVSPEKVTPHTLRHAFATHLLANGADLRSIQTLLGHADVATTEIYTHVLDERLSELVLQHHPLSKDPDEDRG encoded by the coding sequence ATGGCTATTCCGGCGACAAATGAGCTATGGATTTCGACCTTTCTACAGGCCCAGGCGGCGGAACTTGGCGCGGCGACAAACACGTTGCTGGCCTATGGGCGCGATCTGAAAGATTTTGCATCCTGGTTGCAGCACAGGGGATCCGGATTCGATCAGGCAGATCGTGATCAGATCAAGGCCTATCTGATCGACTGCCAGGCACAGGGCCTGTCGCGTTCCACCCGCGCGCGGCGATTGTCGGCGATAAAACAGCTGTACCGCTTTGCGTTCGAGGAAGGCTGGAGCGAGACGAACCCCGCCATCCAGATCAAAGGTCCGGGGCGGCAGAAGCGACTGCCCAAAACGCTGGACGTGCCCGAAGTCGACCGTCTTCTGGCAGCCGCCCGACAAACCGGGCGCAGCAAGGCTGATCGCGTACGCAATACCTGTTTGATGGAAGTTCTCTACGCCACCGGGATGCGTGTGACCGAACTTGTGTCCCTGCCCGTTTCCTCGGCCCGTGGCGATCCGCGTATGTTGCTGGTGATGGGCAAAGGCGGCAAGGAACGCATGGTGCCCCTGTCCCCACCGGCGCGGGATGCTTTGGCTGCCTGGTTGACCGCGCGGGACGAAGCCGAAGACCAGACCGTCGAGAAAGGCGGTCAAAGGTCTCGTTTTCTGTTTCCGTCGCGCGGCAAGTCCGGCCACCTGACACGGCACAGGTTTTTTCTGCTGGTCAAGGAACTGGCCGTTCAGGGTGGCGTTTCGCCCGAGAAAGTCACCCCGCATACCCTGCGCCATGCCTTTGCCACGCATCTGCTGGCCAACGGCGCTGATCTGCGTTCGATCCAGACCTTGTTGGGTCATGCCGACGTTGCAACGACCGAGATTTATACTCATGTTCTGGATGAACGGCTGTCGGAACTGGTGTTGCAACACCACCCGCTGAGCAAAGACCCTGACGAAGACCGGGGCTAA
- a CDS encoding shikimate kinase, which yields MSEIKHNTHSTDTQGGFDLHKTVVLVGMMGAGKTAVGRALAARLGVPFLDSDAEIESAANMTIPEIFERDGEPFFRTKESQVIGRLLDEQKGILSTGGGAFLQPENRRIIAEKGAAVWLRADLNVLWNRVRHKDTRPLLRTDDPYATLKSLYEARVPVYAEADLTVDSDGETSIENMVGRVVDALLARPDVLELK from the coding sequence ATGAGCGAAATTAAGCATAACACACATTCAACAGACACACAGGGTGGTTTTGATCTGCACAAAACCGTGGTTCTGGTGGGGATGATGGGGGCTGGCAAAACTGCGGTGGGTCGCGCGTTGGCCGCACGTCTGGGTGTTCCGTTTCTGGACAGCGATGCCGAGATCGAATCAGCCGCCAACATGACCATTCCTGAAATCTTTGAGCGTGACGGCGAACCTTTCTTTCGCACCAAGGAATCGCAGGTCATCGGGCGCTTGCTGGATGAACAAAAAGGCATTCTTTCAACGGGTGGGGGGGCGTTTCTCCAGCCGGAAAACCGTCGCATCATCGCCGAAAAGGGCGCTGCCGTCTGGCTGCGCGCGGATCTGAATGTTCTGTGGAACCGTGTGCGCCACAAAGACACCCGTCCTCTGCTGCGCACCGACGATCCCTATGCGACGCTGAAATCCCTCTACGAGGCCCGCGTGCCGGTTTATGCTGAGGCCGATCTGACAGTGGATTCGGATGGCGAGACCTCGATCGAAAATATGGTAGGCCGCGTTGTCGACGCTCTGTTGGCGCGCCCTGATGTTTTGGAACTCAAATAA